The proteins below come from a single Methanolobus chelungpuianus genomic window:
- a CDS encoding (2Fe-2S)-binding protein, with product MTNDCCSPGKGIPLKHIPLTPDCCGGVGQDTSRESAPCPLCRKKGRHVENTTVRHLLRKEMEEKAGQEDYYLCMDEKCDIAYYNDRTGTTFRKKDIIVPLWFKEDADPRYACYCSRITQEEVIRAVREQKITDMNAIRKYYDPEAASQCKIKNPAGRCCSPVFGETIKKAKGFKEH from the coding sequence ATGACAAACGATTGTTGCAGCCCCGGGAAGGGAATACCGCTTAAACATATCCCGCTAACACCAGACTGTTGCGGCGGGGTAGGACAGGATACTTCGAGGGAGAGTGCCCCGTGTCCCCTCTGCAGGAAAAAAGGAAGGCATGTTGAGAATACCACAGTGAGACACCTGCTCAGAAAGGAAATGGAAGAGAAGGCAGGCCAGGAAGATTATTATTTGTGCATGGATGAAAAGTGCGACATAGCCTACTATAATGACAGGACGGGCACTACCTTTAGGAAAAAGGATATTATTGTACCTTTGTGGTTCAAGGAGGATGCCGACCCCAGGTATGCTTGTTACTGCAGCAGGATAACGCAGGAAGAGGTCATACGTGCTGTGAGGGAGCAGAAGATTACGGATATGAATGCCATCAGGAAATATTATGATCCGGAGGCTGCCAGCCAGTGTAAAATAAAGAACCCTGCTGGTAGGTGCTGTAGCCCTGTCTTCGGTGAGACAATTAAGAAAGCAAAGGGCTTTAAGGAACACTGA
- the arsM gene encoding arsenite methyltransferase: MIEDKASFFKALGDRTRLTIVGCLLKQDHCACDFSAIAGKDQTTISRHLRILTEAGILRYEKDGRYVIYSIKDDMMKEILEKCGVEKVDSCCPGSVMDADTRKGAVRKNYGQIALGMVQGCGCCGDLSGEEIAGSIGYSSDDISSFPDANLGLGCGNPTALGQIHEGELVLDLGSGAGFDSFLAARKVGKTGKVIGVDMTAEMLAKARENAERYGFGNVEFRQGDIEKLPVETGSVDVVMSNCVINLAPDKSRVFREAYRVLKDNGRMYLSDIVLLKDLTPEEKIDEKLICACVGGALLKDEYLRIIREAGFTIRIIDEDKDISKRQYSGYALESLKLELRKK; this comes from the coding sequence TCGTGGGATGCTTACTGAAGCAGGACCACTGTGCCTGTGATTTCTCTGCTATCGCAGGAAAGGACCAGACCACGATATCGCGTCACCTGAGGATACTTACGGAGGCAGGCATCCTGCGATATGAGAAGGATGGCAGATATGTGATCTACAGCATAAAGGATGATATGATGAAGGAAATACTGGAGAAATGCGGAGTGGAGAAGGTGGACTCATGCTGCCCTGGCAGCGTGATGGATGCAGACACCAGGAAGGGTGCTGTCAGGAAGAACTATGGCCAGATCGCCCTGGGCATGGTTCAGGGATGCGGCTGTTGCGGCGATCTCAGCGGGGAGGAGATAGCAGGTTCCATCGGATATTCAAGCGATGACATCAGTTCGTTCCCGGATGCAAACCTCGGCCTCGGGTGCGGCAATCCCACTGCGCTCGGGCAGATACATGAGGGCGAGCTTGTACTCGACCTGGGCTCAGGCGCCGGTTTTGACAGCTTCCTGGCTGCAAGGAAAGTCGGAAAGACCGGAAAGGTCATCGGCGTGGATATGACAGCAGAGATGCTTGCAAAAGCCAGGGAGAACGCTGAGAGATACGGGTTCGGGAATGTGGAGTTCAGGCAGGGGGACATAGAGAAGCTGCCGGTTGAAACCGGCTCGGTGGACGTGGTCATGAGCAATTGTGTCATTAACCTTGCTCCCGATAAGTCAAGGGTCTTCAGGGAAGCATACCGGGTGCTGAAAGACAACGGAAGGATGTACCTGTCGGATATCGTTCTCCTGAAGGATCTGACACCCGAAGAGAAGATTGACGAGAAGCTCATATGTGCCTGCGTGGGCGGAGCCCTGCTGAAAGACGAGTATCTCAGGATCATACGGGAAGCAGGCTTCACTATCAGGATAATCGATGAGGATAAGGACATAAGTAAAAGGCAGTACTCTGGATATGCGCTTGAGAGCCTGAAGCTGGAGCTGCGAAAGAAATAA